One region of Micromonospora ureilytica genomic DNA includes:
- the istA gene encoding IS21 family transposase yields the protein MLSVEDWAEIRRLHRAEGMAIKAIARRLEVSRNTVRKALASHEPPRYQRAVKGSIVDAVEPQIRVLLAEFPDMPTTVIMERVGWTRGKTVFADRVQQLRPLFRRPDPSQRTDYLPGELAQCDLWFPPADVPLGFGQVGRPPVLVMVCGYSRWLSAVMIPSRQSPDLLAGHWTLISGWGRVPKALVWDNESAVGQWRAGRPQLTETMNAFRGTLGIKVIQCRPADPEAKGLVERANGYLETSFLPGRRFGSAHDFNAQLTNWLARANNRQHRVLGCRPVDRWDADRAAMLSLPPVAPVVGWRQATRLPRDHYVRLDANDYSVHPSVVGRRVEVTADGDQVQVSCDGRLVAQHERCWAGHQTITDPVHRQAAADLRAAAQHTPVPAVDAQVERRALSDYDRMFGLDEVAA from the coding sequence GTGCTGAGCGTGGAGGACTGGGCAGAGATCCGTCGGTTGCACCGGGCGGAGGGGATGGCGATCAAGGCCATCGCTCGTCGGCTTGAGGTCTCGCGGAACACGGTGCGGAAGGCCTTGGCCAGTCATGAGCCGCCTCGTTATCAGCGGGCGGTGAAGGGCTCGATCGTGGATGCGGTGGAGCCGCAGATCCGGGTGTTGTTGGCGGAGTTCCCGGACATGCCGACGACGGTGATCATGGAGCGGGTCGGGTGGACTCGGGGCAAGACGGTGTTCGCCGATCGGGTGCAGCAGCTGCGGCCGTTGTTCCGCCGTCCCGACCCCAGTCAGCGGACGGATTATTTGCCGGGGGAGTTGGCGCAGTGTGATCTGTGGTTCCCGCCGGCGGACGTGCCGTTGGGCTTTGGGCAGGTCGGCAGGCCGCCGGTGTTGGTGATGGTGTGCGGCTACTCGCGGTGGTTGTCAGCGGTGATGATCCCGAGCAGGCAGTCGCCGGATCTGCTGGCCGGGCACTGGACGTTGATCTCAGGCTGGGGACGGGTGCCCAAGGCGTTGGTGTGGGACAACGAGTCCGCGGTCGGGCAGTGGCGGGCGGGCCGGCCGCAGTTGACCGAGACTATGAACGCTTTCCGCGGGACCCTGGGCATCAAGGTGATCCAGTGCCGGCCGGCGGATCCGGAGGCCAAGGGTCTGGTCGAGAGAGCCAACGGCTATCTGGAGACGTCGTTTCTGCCGGGGCGCCGGTTCGGCTCAGCACATGACTTCAACGCCCAGCTGACCAACTGGTTGGCGCGGGCGAATAACCGCCAGCACCGGGTGTTGGGCTGCCGCCCGGTGGACCGGTGGGACGCCGACCGGGCCGCGATGCTGTCACTGCCGCCGGTCGCGCCGGTGGTCGGCTGGCGACAGGCCACCCGCTTGCCACGTGATCATTACGTCCGGTTGGACGCCAACGACTATTCCGTGCACCCGTCGGTCGTTGGCCGACGCGTCGAGGTCACCGCCGACGGCGACCAGGTCCAGGTGTCCTGCGACGGCCGGTTGGTCGCCCAGCATGAGCGTTGTTGGGCCGGACATCAGACGATCACCGACCCGGTCCACCGCCAAGCGGCGGCTGACTTGCGTGCCGCCGCCCAGCACACCCCGGTGCCGGCCGTCGATGCTCAGGTCGAGCGTCGAGCGTTGAGTGACTACGACCGGATGTTCGGCCTGGACGAGGTGGCCGCCTGA
- the tcmP gene encoding three-Cys-motif partner protein TcmP — protein sequence MSANDDFFRSRKAAAVLKHGILKRYPVVFASKTGQGKPVVFLDGYAGRGEYEEEGEEGSPLLLSRCADTVGSFRNVLLFFVEKDPSHYANLQRVLQQRGGSTRRILRQGDVADHLPEVSTPREN from the coding sequence GTGTCGGCCAACGACGACTTCTTCCGGTCCCGTAAAGCCGCAGCAGTACTCAAGCACGGGATCTTGAAGCGCTACCCGGTCGTCTTCGCATCCAAGACCGGCCAAGGTAAACCGGTCGTCTTCCTCGACGGCTACGCGGGACGAGGCGAGTACGAGGAGGAAGGGGAGGAAGGGTCACCGCTGCTGCTGTCGCGGTGCGCCGACACGGTCGGGAGCTTTCGCAACGTATTGCTCTTCTTCGTCGAGAAAGATCCTTCCCACTACGCGAATCTTCAGCGGGTTCTGCAGCAGCGTGGGGGCTCAACGAGGCGCATCCTCCGGCAGGGCGACGTGGCAGATCATCTGCCTGAGGTGTCGACGCCGCGTGAAAACTGA
- a CDS encoding GntR family transcriptional regulator has translation MIEDAEPTGVLTMPTAEAPYRRIANEIAAKIKSGELKPGDKLPSTRELAEAHAVHMNTASRALSLLHDRELITGQPGRGTYVAEHSRD, from the coding sequence ATGATCGAAGACGCCGAACCGACCGGAGTCCTCACCATGCCCACAGCAGAAGCCCCATATCGCCGCATCGCCAACGAGATCGCCGCGAAGATCAAGAGCGGCGAGCTGAAGCCGGGCGACAAGCTGCCCTCCACCCGGGAACTCGCCGAGGCCCACGCTGTGCACATGAACACGGCCTCGCGGGCGCTCTCCCTGCTGCACGACCGCGAGCTGATCACCGGCCAGCCCGGCCGCGGCACGTACGTCGCTGAACACTCACGCGACTGA
- a CDS encoding substrate-binding domain-containing protein, with product MTVRTTRRVFLSAATMMAAALAATACGSPQDTATGGGDSAAPVKVGLVYSQSGALASYGKQYIEGFKAGLDFATQGTGKVGDRKIEVTEVDDAGDPAKAVSAAKDLIGKGTKIIAGSTASGVALQVAPIAAQNKVLFISGPAATDAVTGANKYTFRSGRQSYQDVVTAKSFIGDPTGKKVVVFAQDGAFGDANEAAVKAVIGTAGATVSSVRAPASATEFTPFASQIKAAKPDLLFVAWAGTTAPAMWQTLDQQGVLSSTTVVTGLDIRASWPTFGAAGAKISFLSHYFDGASDTEASKALKAKVNTIDLFHPDGFAAAQMVVRAAQDGGDDVDKMVTALEGWSFDGVKGKMTIRAADHALLQPMFQAKLTGSGTTFTATAQKSLTGDETAPPAVAMKG from the coding sequence ATGACGGTCCGGACGACGCGGCGGGTGTTCCTCTCCGCCGCCACGATGATGGCCGCGGCGCTGGCCGCCACGGCCTGTGGTAGCCCGCAGGACACCGCCACCGGCGGCGGCGACAGCGCCGCACCGGTCAAGGTCGGCCTGGTGTACTCCCAGTCGGGAGCTCTGGCCAGCTACGGAAAGCAGTACATCGAGGGGTTCAAGGCGGGGCTGGACTTCGCCACCCAGGGCACCGGCAAGGTCGGTGACCGGAAGATCGAGGTGACCGAGGTCGACGACGCGGGCGACCCGGCCAAGGCGGTCTCCGCGGCGAAGGACCTGATCGGCAAGGGCACGAAGATCATCGCCGGCTCCACCGCCTCCGGTGTGGCGCTCCAGGTGGCGCCGATCGCGGCGCAGAACAAGGTCCTGTTCATCTCCGGCCCGGCCGCCACGGACGCGGTGACCGGCGCGAACAAGTACACGTTCCGCTCCGGTCGGCAGTCCTACCAGGACGTGGTGACCGCCAAGTCGTTCATCGGCGACCCGACCGGCAAGAAGGTAGTGGTCTTCGCCCAGGACGGCGCGTTCGGCGACGCCAACGAGGCGGCCGTCAAGGCCGTCATCGGCACCGCGGGCGCGACAGTGAGCAGTGTCCGGGCCCCGGCCAGTGCCACCGAGTTCACCCCGTTCGCCAGCCAGATCAAGGCCGCCAAGCCGGACCTGCTCTTCGTGGCGTGGGCGGGCACGACCGCCCCGGCCATGTGGCAGACCCTCGACCAGCAGGGCGTGCTCTCGTCCACCACCGTCGTCACCGGCCTGGACATCCGTGCCTCGTGGCCGACCTTCGGTGCCGCCGGCGCGAAGATCTCCTTCCTGTCGCACTACTTCGACGGTGCCAGCGACACCGAGGCCAGTAAGGCACTGAAGGCTAAGGTCAACACCATCGACCTGTTCCACCCGGACGGTTTCGCCGCCGCGCAGATGGTGGTCCGCGCCGCGCAGGACGGTGGGGACGACGTCGACAAGATGGTCACCGCCCTGGAGGGCTGGAGCTTCGACGGGGTCAAGGGCAAGATGACCATCCGGGCCGCCGACCACGCGCTGCTCCAGCCGATGTTCCAGGCGAAGCTGACCGGCAGCGGCACCACCTTCACCGCGACCGCGCAGAAGAGCCTCACCGGTGACGAGACCGCGCCGCCGGCCGTGGCCATGAAGGGCTGA
- a CDS encoding ABC transporter ATP-binding protein, translating into MLATRGLTWRIGEVAIVDSVYLDLAPGEFLGVIGPNGAGKTSLFNLITGLRRATEGRIVLDGQDIGALPPHRRARLGLGRTFQASSVFGSLSVRENVRLAVQAHRGGSMALWRRAAADREVAAAADAALDRVGLAHRGTALAGTLAHGEKRKLEIALLLAGEPRVMLLDEPMAGVSAEDVPELVAVIKSLTGDSGRAVLMVEHHMDVILELADRIAVMHHGALLACDTPETVMANPTVQEAYLGEQL; encoded by the coding sequence ATGCTCGCCACCCGCGGTCTGACCTGGCGGATCGGTGAGGTCGCCATCGTCGACAGCGTCTACCTCGATCTGGCGCCCGGGGAGTTCCTGGGTGTCATCGGGCCGAACGGCGCCGGCAAGACCTCACTGTTCAACCTGATCACCGGCCTGCGCCGGGCCACCGAGGGCCGGATCGTCCTGGACGGGCAGGACATCGGGGCGCTCCCGCCGCACCGGCGGGCCCGCCTCGGTCTGGGCCGTACCTTCCAGGCGTCCTCGGTCTTCGGCTCGCTCAGCGTGCGGGAGAACGTCCGGCTCGCCGTGCAGGCGCACCGCGGGGGCTCGATGGCGCTGTGGCGGCGGGCGGCGGCCGACCGGGAGGTCGCCGCCGCCGCCGACGCGGCGCTCGACCGGGTCGGCCTCGCCCACCGGGGTACGGCCCTCGCGGGCACCCTGGCCCACGGCGAGAAGCGCAAGCTGGAGATCGCCCTGCTGCTCGCCGGTGAACCGCGGGTGATGCTGCTGGACGAGCCGATGGCCGGGGTCAGCGCCGAGGACGTACCGGAACTGGTCGCCGTCATCAAGTCGTTGACCGGCGACAGCGGCCGGGCGGTGCTGATGGTCGAACACCACATGGACGTCATCCTGGAGTTGGCCGACCGCATCGCCGTCATGCACCACGGCGCGCTGCTGGCCTGCGACACCCCGGAGACGGTGATGGCCAACCCCACAGTGCAAGAGGCCTACCTGGGGGAGCAGCTCTAA
- a CDS encoding ABC transporter ATP-binding protein — translation MEPILSVEDLSVRISGLHILQGVSFTVAPTGVTVLLGRNGVGKTTTLRAIVGLTPPAGEVRGTIRMGAQSLLARPTHRLVRGGLGYVPEDRCVFAGLTVAENLRLAERRGTSPAYDKVFALFPELDRRGRQRAGSLSGGQQQMLAIGRVLLNDNRLLLVDEPTKGLAPKVVTEVAEVLERVAESVPVLLVEQNLAVVRRLARDAVVLAAGKVAWTGDAHELLLETALTKSLLGVGSAEGASPSARSELASPAVARKDQL, via the coding sequence ATGGAACCGATCCTCAGTGTGGAGGACCTGTCGGTCCGGATCTCCGGGCTGCACATCCTCCAGGGGGTGTCCTTCACTGTCGCCCCGACCGGCGTGACAGTCCTGCTCGGTCGCAACGGCGTCGGCAAGACCACCACGCTGCGCGCGATCGTCGGCCTCACCCCGCCCGCCGGGGAGGTCCGCGGCACCATCCGGATGGGCGCGCAGAGCCTGCTGGCCCGGCCGACGCACCGGCTGGTCCGGGGTGGGCTCGGCTACGTGCCCGAGGACCGCTGCGTGTTCGCCGGGCTCACCGTCGCGGAGAACCTGCGGCTCGCCGAGCGGCGCGGCACCAGCCCGGCGTACGACAAGGTCTTCGCGCTCTTTCCGGAGCTGGACCGGCGCGGACGGCAACGAGCCGGTTCGCTGTCCGGCGGGCAGCAGCAGATGCTCGCCATCGGGCGGGTGCTGCTCAACGACAACCGGCTGCTGCTGGTCGACGAGCCGACCAAGGGGTTGGCGCCGAAGGTGGTGACCGAGGTGGCCGAGGTGTTGGAACGGGTCGCGGAGTCGGTGCCGGTGCTGCTGGTCGAGCAGAACCTGGCCGTCGTACGCCGGCTGGCCCGCGACGCGGTCGTGTTGGCCGCCGGCAAGGTGGCCTGGACCGGCGACGCCCACGAGTTGCTGTTGGAGACCGCGTTGACGAAGTCGCTGCTCGGGGTCGGCTCGGCGGAGGGGGCCTCGCCGAGCGCGAGGAGTGAGCTTGCGAGCCCCGCCGTCGCGAGGAAGGACCAGCTCTGA
- a CDS encoding branched-chain amino acid ABC transporter permease, translating into MGTVILLALTGLGLAALYFLVASGLSLVFGLADVLNFAHGLFLGVGAYGTWWAAGNLPGAGPDGFGFVFAVAFGVAAGTLVAILVELVLIRPLYSRTIEQVLVTVGLSLAGVALLQATWGADARPFPRPDWTRQVTGILGAQVPNGGLLLIIAAVLVLGAILAFLRWTRYGLVIRAGVENREMVTALGIDVRKAFTLVFAIGGAAAALAGALGGVYFGTVSPGQGGSLLIFAFIVVVIGGMGSVVGSAYAAVVVGLVQQFVNYYGTSGLGDICVVGLLAVVLLLRPQGIAGKVATA; encoded by the coding sequence ATGGGGACCGTGATTCTGTTGGCGTTGACCGGGCTGGGCCTGGCGGCGCTGTACTTCCTGGTCGCCTCCGGCCTGTCCCTGGTCTTCGGCCTGGCCGACGTGCTCAACTTCGCGCACGGGCTGTTCCTCGGCGTGGGCGCGTACGGCACCTGGTGGGCGGCGGGCAACCTGCCGGGCGCCGGCCCGGACGGGTTCGGCTTCGTGTTCGCTGTCGCTTTCGGGGTGGCCGCCGGCACGCTTGTCGCGATCCTGGTCGAGCTGGTGCTGATCCGCCCGCTGTACTCCCGCACCATCGAGCAGGTTTTGGTCACCGTCGGGCTGTCGCTGGCCGGGGTGGCGTTGCTCCAGGCCACCTGGGGTGCGGACGCCCGACCGTTTCCGCGTCCGGACTGGACCCGGCAGGTGACCGGGATCCTCGGTGCGCAGGTGCCCAACGGTGGCCTGCTGCTGATCATCGCGGCGGTGCTGGTGCTCGGTGCGATCCTGGCGTTCCTGCGCTGGACCCGGTACGGCCTGGTGATCCGGGCCGGGGTGGAGAACCGGGAGATGGTCACCGCGTTGGGCATCGACGTCCGCAAGGCGTTCACCCTCGTCTTCGCGATCGGTGGGGCGGCCGCCGCGCTCGCCGGCGCGCTCGGCGGCGTCTACTTCGGCACCGTCTCGCCCGGGCAGGGCGGCTCACTGCTGATCTTCGCGTTCATCGTGGTGGTGATCGGCGGGATGGGCTCGGTGGTCGGCTCCGCGTACGCGGCGGTCGTGGTCGGGCTGGTGCAGCAGTTCGTCAACTACTACGGCACGTCCGGGCTCGGCGACATCTGCGTGGTCGGGCTGCTGGCCGTGGTGCTGCTGCTGCGCCCGCAGGGCATCGCCGGAAAGGTGGCAACGGCATGA
- a CDS encoding branched-chain amino acid ABC transporter permease, with product MTVIDAPPAQVPDELTPQRGRWHRVRPFLPLVALAVLAILPYSTISLPGIFEGPVNSPGTLQLLAICLIFGGLAAGYDLLFGRTGMLSFGHALYFAAGVYGTDILVTRAGLPLWQAALLTITGGTILAALLGAVALRTVGIAFAMVTLAFAQVGAILVARDFGGLTGGEEGLPLDVSGLPAGLVGVTNTVNLYWLALAYLTLVVFVVHRVSGSPTGRVLAGLRDDERRIGVLGLDPYRYKLVAFTLAGGLASAGGVVYVLIVGGASPHITSSELTLSLLVMVVLGGPGTRWGPVLGGVLYMYLDHRLTAFGTSDAVDNLPAILSRPLSQPLFVLGTVFILAVYFFPGGLTSLAPRLSHLTRSLRPPR from the coding sequence ATGACGGTGATCGACGCGCCTCCCGCGCAGGTGCCCGACGAGTTGACCCCGCAGCGGGGGCGGTGGCACCGGGTGCGCCCGTTCCTGCCGCTCGTCGCGCTGGCCGTGCTGGCGATCCTGCCGTACTCGACGATCTCCCTGCCGGGGATCTTCGAGGGGCCGGTCAACTCGCCCGGCACCCTGCAACTGCTCGCCATCTGCCTGATCTTCGGCGGGCTCGCGGCCGGGTACGACCTGCTCTTCGGCCGGACCGGCATGCTCTCCTTCGGGCACGCGCTGTACTTCGCCGCGGGTGTCTACGGCACCGACATCCTGGTCACCCGGGCCGGTCTGCCGTTGTGGCAGGCGGCGCTGCTGACCATCACCGGCGGCACCATCCTCGCGGCGCTGCTCGGCGCGGTGGCGCTGCGGACCGTGGGCATCGCGTTCGCCATGGTCACGTTGGCGTTCGCCCAGGTGGGCGCGATCCTGGTGGCCCGGGACTTCGGCGGGCTCACCGGTGGCGAGGAGGGCCTGCCGCTGGACGTGTCCGGGCTGCCCGCCGGGCTGGTCGGGGTGACCAACACGGTCAACCTGTACTGGTTGGCACTGGCGTACCTGACCCTTGTGGTGTTCGTGGTGCACCGGGTGAGCGGGTCGCCGACCGGGCGGGTGCTCGCCGGGCTGCGCGACGACGAGCGGCGGATCGGCGTGCTCGGGCTGGACCCGTACCGCTACAAGCTGGTGGCGTTCACCCTGGCCGGCGGGTTGGCGTCGGCGGGCGGGGTGGTCTACGTCCTGATCGTCGGCGGCGCGTCGCCGCACATCACGTCCTCCGAGCTGACCCTGTCGCTGCTGGTCATGGTGGTGCTCGGTGGGCCGGGCACCCGCTGGGGTCCGGTGCTCGGCGGTGTCCTCTACATGTACCTGGACCACCGGCTCACCGCCTTCGGCACGAGCGACGCGGTGGACAACCTGCCGGCCATCCTGAGCCGTCCGCTGAGCCAGCCGCTGTTCGTCCTGGGCACGGTCTTCATCCTGGCCGTCTACTTCTTCCCAGGAGGCCTAACCAGCCTGGCCCCCCGCCTGTCCCACCTAACCCGCTCCCTACGCCCCCCACGCTGA
- a CDS encoding RecQ family ATP-dependent DNA helicase, whose amino-acid sequence MDDDRAGVRERAEAVLRRLAGDHARLREDQWRAIEALVVDRRRVLCVQRTGWGKSAVYFVATALLRDREQGQQAGPTVIVSPLLALMRNQVEAAARAGIRARTINSANLDEWDEITAEIQTGAVDVLLISPERLNNPDFRDGVLPKLAATTGLLVVDEAHCVSDWGHDFRPDYRRLRTFLAELPERTPVLATTATANARVTQDVAEQLGDALILRGTLDRESLRLGVLDLPSPAHRLAWLADHLDQLPGSGIVYTLTVAAAGETAEFLRSRGYPVASYSGQSDDADRRAAEQDLLDNKIKALVATSALGMGFDKPDLGFVVHLGAPPSPIAYYQQVGRAGRAVEHAEVLLLPGVEDAAIWRYFASLAFPPEQQVRAVLAALHTDRPLSTQALEPLVDLRRARLELMLKVLDVDGAVRRVRGGWLATGEPWVYDEARLRRVAEARTVEQQAMREYATTSDCRMRYLRERLDDTGATDCGRCDTCAEPLFAADVSTAAHAAAQTFLGRPGVEIAPKKLWPTGLDAVGVPLKGRIAPADQALPGRAVGRLSDLGWGGRLRALVGPEAPDAPLPDDVAGAVVEVLKAWAHGDDPWPRRPVAVVAVGSRRRPRLLGSLAERIATVGRLPLLGEVTVAGPGGPGGPRGNSAQRVRALHDAFTVPTDLADALAGLDGPVLLVDDLIDSGWTMTLVTRALRRAGATGVLPLALAVAG is encoded by the coding sequence GTGGATGACGATCGAGCTGGGGTACGGGAGCGGGCCGAGGCGGTGCTGCGCCGGCTGGCCGGTGACCATGCCCGGCTGCGCGAGGATCAGTGGCGCGCCATCGAGGCGCTGGTCGTCGACCGGCGGCGGGTGCTCTGCGTCCAGCGGACCGGTTGGGGCAAGTCGGCCGTCTACTTCGTGGCCACCGCCCTGCTCCGGGACCGTGAGCAGGGCCAACAGGCCGGGCCGACAGTCATCGTCTCGCCGCTGCTCGCGTTGATGCGCAACCAGGTCGAGGCGGCCGCGCGGGCCGGCATCCGGGCCCGCACGATCAACTCGGCGAACCTCGACGAGTGGGACGAGATCACCGCCGAGATCCAGACCGGCGCGGTGGACGTGCTGCTGATCAGCCCGGAACGGCTCAACAACCCGGACTTCCGCGACGGCGTCCTACCGAAGTTGGCCGCCACCACCGGCCTGCTGGTGGTCGACGAGGCGCACTGCGTCTCCGACTGGGGGCACGACTTCCGGCCCGACTACCGGCGGCTGCGGACGTTCCTCGCCGAGCTGCCCGAGCGCACCCCCGTGCTGGCGACCACCGCCACCGCCAACGCCCGGGTCACCCAGGACGTGGCCGAGCAGTTGGGCGACGCCCTCATCCTGCGCGGCACCCTGGACCGCGAGTCGCTGCGCCTCGGGGTGCTCGACCTGCCCAGCCCGGCGCACCGGCTGGCCTGGCTCGCCGACCACCTGGACCAGCTGCCCGGCTCGGGCATCGTCTACACGCTGACCGTGGCGGCAGCGGGGGAGACCGCCGAGTTCCTGCGCTCCCGGGGCTACCCGGTCGCCTCGTACAGCGGGCAGTCCGACGACGCCGACCGGCGGGCCGCCGAACAGGACCTGCTCGACAACAAGATCAAGGCGTTGGTCGCCACCAGCGCCCTCGGCATGGGCTTCGACAAGCCCGACCTGGGCTTCGTCGTCCACCTCGGCGCGCCGCCCTCGCCGATCGCGTACTACCAGCAGGTCGGCCGCGCCGGCCGCGCCGTCGAGCACGCCGAGGTGCTGCTGCTGCCCGGCGTCGAGGACGCCGCGATCTGGCGCTACTTCGCCTCGCTGGCGTTCCCACCGGAGCAGCAGGTCCGGGCCGTGCTGGCCGCCCTGCACACCGACCGTCCGCTCTCCACCCAGGCCCTCGAACCCCTCGTCGACCTGCGGCGGGCCCGGTTGGAGCTGATGCTCAAGGTGCTCGACGTGGACGGCGCGGTCCGCCGGGTGCGCGGTGGTTGGCTCGCCACCGGCGAGCCGTGGGTCTACGACGAGGCCCGGTTGCGCCGCGTCGCCGAGGCGCGCACCGTCGAGCAACAGGCCATGCGGGAGTACGCGACCACGTCCGACTGCCGGATGCGGTATCTACGGGAACGCCTGGACGACACCGGCGCGACCGACTGCGGCCGGTGCGACACGTGCGCCGAGCCCCTCTTCGCCGCCGACGTGTCGACGGCCGCGCACGCCGCCGCGCAGACCTTCCTGGGCCGACCCGGCGTGGAGATCGCGCCGAAGAAGCTCTGGCCGACCGGGCTCGACGCTGTCGGCGTACCCCTCAAGGGCCGGATCGCCCCCGCGGACCAGGCGCTGCCCGGCCGGGCCGTCGGGCGCCTCTCCGACCTGGGTTGGGGTGGCCGGCTGCGTGCTCTCGTCGGCCCGGAAGCGCCGGACGCGCCGCTGCCCGACGACGTCGCCGGTGCGGTCGTGGAGGTGCTGAAGGCGTGGGCGCACGGCGACGACCCGTGGCCCCGCCGGCCGGTGGCGGTGGTCGCTGTCGGTTCCCGGCGGCGGCCCCGGCTGCTCGGGTCGCTCGCCGAGCGGATCGCCACCGTGGGCCGGCTGCCGCTGCTCGGCGAGGTCACCGTTGCCGGCCCCGGCGGCCCAGGCGGGCCGCGCGGCAACAGCGCCCAACGGGTACGCGCGCTGCACGACGCCTTCACCGTGCCGACCGACCTGGCCGACGCGTTGGCCGGGCTGGACGGGCCGGTGCTGCTCGTCGACGACCTCATCGACTCGGGCTGGACGATGACGTTGGTGACCCGGGCGCTGCGCCGGGCCGGGGCGACCGGCGTGCTCCCGCTCGCCCTCGCCGTGGCCGGCTGA
- a CDS encoding helix-turn-helix domain-containing protein gives MGSADVSPQMAFARFVRRAIDDARDERGWTVTDLASHTGVGRSTVFRWLAGDWQDYPELAKVRGFCAALDLPVAAAFRALGLPDAGPTPRRRHDDGPVEADVRAILDRLADPAVPAEEKHHIRDLLRYLARRPIRRAG, from the coding sequence ATGGGATCAGCCGACGTATCACCGCAGATGGCCTTCGCCCGCTTCGTCCGGCGCGCCATCGATGACGCTCGCGACGAACGTGGCTGGACCGTGACTGATCTTGCCTCACACACGGGCGTTGGTCGCTCCACCGTTTTCCGCTGGCTGGCCGGTGACTGGCAGGATTATCCCGAGTTGGCCAAGGTGCGCGGCTTTTGCGCCGCACTGGATCTGCCGGTAGCCGCCGCGTTCCGCGCGCTCGGGTTGCCCGACGCCGGCCCCACACCCCGTCGACGCCACGACGACGGCCCCGTCGAGGCCGACGTCCGGGCCATCCTGGACCGGCTGGCCGACCCTGCGGTCCCCGCCGAGGAGAAGCACCACATCCGCGACCTCCTCCGCTACCTGGCCCGCCGCCCCATCCGCCGAGCCGGCTAA
- a CDS encoding class I SAM-dependent methyltransferase: MPQPLDAALTEVRALLLDPALTRAVAAGRRRGRRPTVERAELRPVTLKAGPRMQITTSDGARPYTRNIVPGPEAAAAVDELLAEPFGNWHVETAAATLQLRVTKSGEAQVHRAAASRPAATPAGNDRTKEYLLDPGDPIFAEIGGSAAKRRQVDAFLRALAATLPDDLTGSLRVVDLGCGNAYLTFAAYRYLTSRGLDVQLIGVDVREDQRRRNTELAQRLGWADQISFVAGTIADAVVDPAPDLVLALHACDTATDEALARAVRWEARWVLAAPCCHHDLAKQLRAHPAPGPYELLTRQGILRERFADVLTDALRAGLLRVHGYRTEVVEFVDSQHTPRNLLIRARRTGAEATEPQRAEYRELVDQWQVTPRLEALLAAGETPGA, translated from the coding sequence ATGCCGCAACCACTGGATGCCGCCCTGACCGAGGTTCGGGCGCTGCTGCTCGACCCCGCGCTGACCCGGGCGGTCGCCGCCGGACGCCGCCGCGGGCGCCGCCCCACAGTCGAGCGGGCCGAACTGCGGCCGGTGACGCTCAAGGCCGGGCCCCGGATGCAGATCACCACGTCCGACGGCGCCCGCCCGTACACCCGCAACATCGTCCCTGGTCCGGAGGCCGCCGCGGCGGTCGACGAATTGTTGGCCGAGCCGTTCGGCAACTGGCACGTCGAGACGGCCGCCGCGACGCTCCAGCTGCGGGTGACCAAGTCCGGCGAAGCGCAGGTGCACCGGGCCGCGGCGTCCCGACCGGCGGCGACGCCTGCCGGAAATGACCGGACGAAGGAATACCTGCTCGATCCCGGTGACCCGATCTTCGCCGAGATCGGCGGCTCGGCCGCCAAGCGTCGCCAGGTGGACGCGTTCCTGCGTGCCCTGGCCGCGACCCTGCCCGACGACCTGACCGGTTCGCTACGGGTGGTCGACCTGGGCTGTGGCAACGCCTACCTGACGTTCGCCGCGTACCGCTATCTGACGAGCCGAGGGCTCGACGTCCAGTTGATCGGCGTGGACGTCCGGGAGGACCAGCGGCGGCGCAACACCGAGCTGGCGCAGCGGCTGGGTTGGGCCGACCAGATCAGCTTCGTGGCCGGGACGATCGCCGACGCAGTCGTCGACCCCGCCCCCGACCTGGTGTTGGCGCTGCACGCCTGCGACACCGCCACCGACGAGGCGCTGGCCCGCGCGGTGCGCTGGGAGGCCCGCTGGGTGCTGGCGGCGCCGTGTTGCCACCACGATCTGGCGAAGCAGCTCCGCGCCCACCCCGCCCCGGGCCCCTACGAGCTGCTGACCCGACAGGGCATCCTGCGCGAGCGCTTCGCCGACGTGCTCACCGACGCACTGCGCGCCGGGCTGCTGCGGGTGCACGGGTACCGGACCGAGGTGGTGGAGTTCGTGGACTCACAGCACACGCCACGTAACCTGCTGATCCGCGCACGTCGTACCGGCGCTGAGGCGACCGAGCCGCAGCGCGCGGAGTACCGCGAACTCGTGGACCAGTGGCAGGTCACCCCCCGGCTGGAGGCCCTGCTGGCCGCCGGAGAGACGCCCGGCGCCTAG